In the Candidatus Bathyarchaeia archaeon genome, GATTCTAGATAACCCGTGGTTTATATGGTATAAACGGATGACTGGGAAAGCTGAGGTGGAGTGGAGCAGCATAACAGTGACACAGCAAGCATAGCCTTTGACTATTAGCAACCAACCCGAGCGCCATACAGGTATGTCTTGTAATGAGTAACTGATTAGCGGTTACATGTGAATTGGGGGAGATGACAGTGAAGACAGGAGCAACGTGGAATGGGACAGACTTGGTATGGTCAGGTGACGGTAAGACCTACCTCCGCGGCGTTGGAGCTGAGTATCTCCTTCACCCCTTCTTCGAGGAGGGTTATAGGAGAGTAATTCAAGGGTATAAGCTTGGGAGGCACTATAAATTGGGGCTTTTCATTCCGTGCGCTTACGGAAAACCCTACAGCCAATCATACATTCATTACTTCATAATTAAGGCTTTGAAGAGGCTTGGTAAGGCATACGCGGACATCCACCAAATAGTGGTTTCCAATGCCGGAGTAATCCCGCGTGAGCTTGAAGAACACTACCCATATTGCTGCTATGACTGGAACCCCAGGTATGAGAACCCTGAGATAAAAGAGCTGTACACTGAAACCCTCAGCCGACGCTTGAGGCAGTACGTCGAGAGGTTCAATCTGTTCTATGATAGGTTCGCCTGTTACCTGAGATGGGATTCTGAAAGCTACCGCGCGATAAGAATGTTGGAGGAGGACATGAAGCTTAAGGTGAAGATACCTAACCTGTCCCTACGCCCTGAGAAGATACCGAAGAGCGAGGTGAAGCAGGCATCTTTTGGGGTCTACGACTATGAGGACGACATAGTCCTGATAACGCCGTCTAACCTACGCAGTCTGCAATCATCTATTAGAGGACTCTTGAGATGATAGGGGTCGACTACGACGAGAAGAGTAAGAGACTGGTAGCGATCCTCAAAGGGTTCCCCTGCTCGTGGGGACGGTGTATCTTCTGCAATCTATCCAAAGAATCTACAACTGATCTAGAGGAGCTTTTGAAGACAGATTTACATATCATCGAAGAGATAGCAAGGTATAACGCAACATGCGAGGTGAGGCGGCTTTCAATCTTCAACGGCGGATCATTCTTTGAGCTGCCCCTCTATGTAGTACAGCAGCTCTCAAATGTCACTAAGGGCAGATACGTCGACATAGAGTCGCTTCCACACTTCGTCAATGAAGACTCCGTAAAATGCACCTTAAGCCTTCTGCAGCCCAGTACCTTGGAGATACGTTTCGGCTTTGAGAGCAGCAACGAGTCTATTAGGCGTAGCTTGGGGAAATGCATAACCGAGTCTGAGGTGGCGAGAATCTCTGAGCTTAGAAAAACTGTGAGGGACAGCATGGGTGGGCGTATACGCTTCGTCGTGTATGTTCTTTTCGGGATGGAAGGTATAAGTGAGGAGAGCGTTATCGAGAGTGTGACATCATTTAAACAGTTATTCGACGGTGTGGTAGCTATTCGATATCGAAGGTACACCCCAGAGATGCCGAACACCAAGCCGATATCTCGTAGGCTCATGACCTTTTTATCCGAAAACTGCCTAGATGTGGATCTGACTGAAGGTAGGGTGTGGGAGATAGAATAGCGAGAGGTTGCTGGCTTAGAAAGTTAGGGGCAGAAGAGGTGAGTTTTGATAGTCCAATTCTGATAGTGAAAGTACCATGCTGTTCATTTTTCAGACTTCCATGTCTGGGTACATGCCTAATGTTCTCCTGAGGTCGTTCTTCAATCCTTTCTTCTCCACCTCTTTTATTAGCTCCGCAATAGAGGTTTCAAACCATACAGGTCTATCCATATCTTCCGAGATGATGAATATACTGTTACGCTCGTCCTTCAACCCAAACCTTATCAGATCGCCGAGGAGTTTCTCATCTACCTTGAAGTTGATCTCATAATCTTCACCATTTTCCAAGCTTCTGCAGTCAAATCTAGCGCTCAAACCCTGAATCGTTAGGCTCTTTACCTTATAGAAGACATCATTGAACTTTAAGTATAACCTGCCTTCACTGAGAACCTTATCAACGACTTTCAAGTATTTTTCAGCCAATGTTTAACACCGAGCTGAGTAGCGTTTTATGTTGAGGATAGATCAAACTCGACTTGGGCTGCCCCTCCAAGCTGGCAAGTCGCCGGATGTTTCCTCCGAACGCGGTTGATTAAGCTAATTATTGCTGATTGGTTATATGAAATTTTTCCAACACCCCCTAAAATTTAACGTTTAATATTTTTCTCAACTTCCCAAAGTCTTCTATAACGAATTCTCTAATATTTGGGAACCTCAATCCAGCCGAAGGATGGTAGGTTACAAAAAATTTTTCGGCTACTGATCACTAGTGTTTCACCGTGAAGATGGCTTACGCTCCCTCCCCCCAACACTGCCTTAAGTGCCACGTCCCCAAGCAGAACCACAACCTCAGGGTTTATGATTGACAGCTGCCTTTCTAAGTAAGGCATGCAGGCCTCAACCTCATCTTTCCTAGGCTTTCTGTTATTCGGTGTAAGGCATTTGACGCAGGATGTGAGATAAACCTCATCCCTGCCAAGCCCGGTGAGATTTAAAAGATCACCTAAAAAACGCCCCGCTCTACCTATAAAGGGTCTGCCAGCGGCGTCTTCACTCCTACCTGGACTTTGACCTACAAAGAGCACCCTTGCATCGAGGGCTCCCTCACCTGGTACCGCGTGAGTTCTATACGTGTGAAGACGACACTTTAGGCATGTTGAGACTTTGAGGTTTAACGCCTCGACCTGTATTTTCTTGATGGACAGAATCTCGGCCATATTACATGCACCCTGAAGCAAGTTATACCTTAGCTAATCTCGAAGGGGTGGTTTTTGCTTTGACAAATGCTTTAACGACTGTAAGGGTGTTTACCATGAATGGCAGATTTGTACACTGAACTACATATATTCCTTCTTGAGAGTAGTAGACTTCCCTAAAACTACGGAAAGCTGCCAAACGTTTATGGTGTAGACAGCATCCTTGGAAAAGTGGGGAGTGTGTTTGAGAGAAGACCCCAGTTTAGAGGAGGTTGATGAGCCTAGCCTTTTCATTTTTTTCTATGTAAACCTCTTCACCCTCCCGCATCTCAGTTATCCTCTCATCCTCATTATCAGCTGCAAGAAAGGCTGTCTCCCTCAGCACTTTGACCCTTACCTTCGAATCCTCCGAGACCACGAAGCTTCTTTCACATGTAGAGAAGGGATTGTTCAGGCAGACTCCAATCCCTTGGTCGAAGGGTTCTCCTCCAGCCGCATGATAGTAACCTGAGGAGCCAAATGGGGTTGACACAATTACGCCGTCACCGATCAAATATGGATAAATTTTGTCGTTGACTGCAAGCGAAAACCTCAGTGCTCTCGTTGGGAGTTTATTACGAACCTGTATCTCGTTCAAGGCTACGAAAACTTGATTCTTGAAAATGGCTCTAAGCTTCATTTCTTCTTTCACTTCATATAATCCATCCCTGAGTTTTAGAAGAGACTCATTCAGGTTGTTTATGGGGTATTCGCACCTCCTACAAACTCGAGTTCGCTTAAAAGCCAACTTCGGGATTGATGGGAATAACCTCTCACTGTAGAGAATGCTCCCATCGCCGCCACTCACTATAACCAGATCAGGATCCTTATGGACTACGTCAAAGCCTAACCTGGTTAGAGCATTTCTGATGAGTGCAACATCGCGGAGGCTAACTATCACGACCTTCATACGGCTACCAGAAAAAATGGTGGCTTCAAGTATATTAGAATAATTATTAACAGATTTAGGGTGTGCTAGATTTTCGACGCCTGTCAATAAATAGACTAGCAGCAATCTGTGTCTAACGGGTGGGAGCGTAAGGCTGCTCGGAATGTAAAACCTCTGCAAGCACGATCATTAAACTTCAATGTTTAACCGACCACTCTGATTATGAACCGCAGGGAAGAAGATCCCCAGCCATATTTAAAAAGGAGACACCTATAATAGGTGAATAAGTTTAACTGGAGAAGCATTGTAAAGCGTACCATGATGGAACACTTCTAGGGATGGTGAAAAGTGTCCGGGATTAAATCCGTCCAAGCTGCGCAACAGTCTCCAACCCGCAAACCGAAGACCTTCGGAACCTTACTCTCAGAGGTTATAAGGAAGAACCTCTGCGTCAGTTGTGGTGCATGCGCAGCCGCCTGCCCAGTCTCCGTCGTGGTAATGAAAGATCAAACACCGACATTGATAGGTAAATGTATACTCTGCGAGTTCTGTTACTACCAATGCCCCAGGACTGAACCCTCCCCAGAGGAACTCGAGGAGTTGGTCTTTGGACGACGTAGACTTGAGACTGAAACCTTTGGAGTTCACTTAGACTGTTATACGGCGAGATCTAAGAGGGAGGATATACTGGAAGTAGCTGCAGATGGTGGGGTTGTGACGGCGCTACTATCTTACGCCTTTGACAAAGGTATTATAGACTGCGCTGTGGTATCCGGGGTTTCAGATAATGAGCCCTGGAAAGCCATACCGAAGGTGGCCGTTACATCTGAGGAGCTTAAGAAATTTGCGGGAACACGATACACAACCAGCCAAACGCTTCTTGGAGTTAGTGAGGCTGTAGAGAACTATGGAAGGAGTAGGATAGCCGTCGTTGGAGTTCCATGCCAGATCAGGGCAATCCGCAAGATGCAGACTACGCCTATGGGAGTCTTAAAGCTGGGAGAGAGGGTAGTGTTGAGTGTAGGTTTGTTCTGCATGGAGTGCTTCAGCTACGAAGGGTTAATTCGCGAATATCTACAAGGCAAGAAGGGGCTAGACCTCTCAAAGATCAGGAAGTTCGCGATAAAAAAAGGCAAATTTGTCGTAAAGCTTGAAGGCAAAGATGTAATTGAGGTTCCCCTAGAAGAGGTGAAACCTTACGTAAAGCCAAGTTGCCTCCAGTGCGGGGACTTCGCCGCCGAGCTTGCAGATGTCTCGGTGGGATCCGTCGGCTCAGCTGAAGGGTGGTCTACAACAATACTTAGGACCGAGGCTGGTAAAAGACTATTCGAGGCTGCAGCCTCTGATGGGTATATTGAGTACCAAACTATAGATCAGGTTAAGAAAGGGTTGGAGCGCCTTACAAAGATTGTCGCCCTGAAGAGGGAGCATAGCGGAGGGAAACAGTTCGTCACAGTCCAGGATCTTAAGGTTATGCTAGGCCAGGGGCAAACCTGATGCAGAGCCTTCTTTCATTTATGCTGTTGGCACTATACGAGACACTGAAGGCGCCACTGTTACCGTGATGAAAGTTGGGTATAGCCCAAGCAGTATTGTGATGACCGTTAGAACAATTACGGGTGCAACCATAAGCCGCGGGCCCTCTTTCACACCTGATAACTGCGGAGGGGTTTGGCCGAAGAAGATCCGCCTAATCGTCCAGAGGCCGTAGCCAGCGGTCAAAGCTGAAAAGATGACGGCGACGCTGGTTACGAGTACTCGCGTTAAGTCAGTGTTCGTCTCGCTGATGAAACCAGCATACATGGAGCCGCTGAAGGTCAGGAATTCCCCCCAGAAGCCTATGAGAGGAGGAGCTCCCATTAATGTTAGGAACCCTACCATGGCGGCGGTGGCGGAGTAAGGCATCTTCCCCCCAAGCCCGCCGAGGCTCTTTATGTTTCTAGTATTGAGTGAATGGATGAATATGCCAGCTATGAGGAATAGGATAGCCTTACCTAAACCATGGCTAACGTATATGAGCACAGCGCCGGTGAGGCCCAAGGTAGAAACGGATACTACGCCGAAGAGGAGATACCCCATCTGACTAATGCTAGAGTAGGCTAGCAATCTTTTAATATCATCTTGAGCCAACGCCATGTAGCCGCCATAGATCATCGTTACCACGGCCAAGACTACCAAGGATGTTGTTAGCTGCCAATTGCCAAGAACCGTTGGGAAGCAAGTATAGATTATACGGATGGCAGCATACCCACCTATCCCCACCATCGCAGGCGAGAGCAGCGCACTTATTGGGGTCGGAGCTTCGGCGTGAGCGTCAGGCAACCATGTATGAAGTGGAAAGATAGCCATCTTAACGAAGAGCCCTATCAGTATGGCCAACGCGATGGCTATGGTGGTTGTGGGGTTTACGCCATGCATCCCGGTAGCCACATCGAAGACGTCGAATGTTCCAGAGATGAAGCGGGTTGTCACTATCCCAGCGAGTAAAGCTAGAGCACCGGACTCTGTGAACATGAAGTATTTGAATGCTATCCTCTCCCTCTGGCCCGTACCCCAGAACCCTATTAGAGCCCAAGAAGGGAGGAGCATCAACTCGAAGAAGATGAAGAAACTCGCAAGGTTTGTAGTTAACACAGTCCCCAGCATCCCCCCCGCATAGAGCAGATAAAGAGCAAAATAGTGGCCTAGTGCATGCTCACGCTCCATGTAGGGGATTGAGTAGACAGCTATTAGAGCGGAGAGCATGGCGATGAGTAAGGCGAACGGTGCACTGAGTCCGTCGGCGACTAGAGTAAAATCCCCCACAAAGGCGCCCCAACTGTAAGATGCTTCAAGGCTCCCCCCCCAAGCTGGGAGACTGAAGGAGATGAAGGTGAGGATTGCCGTGCTGTAAGCCATGACGACGAAAGCCAGCCACCCCACATATTTACCCAATACCTTACTTGTGGCAAGAGACACAGCAGAGAAAACAATCGGAGCAAATACCACTTGAAGGAGTAGACCTCCGCCGTCGATCATTCTACCACCATCCATTAGCGATAACTATTGCCAAGAGGAAAAATACAAATCCGAAGACTACAGCGACCATGTTGTAACTTAAAACTCCGGTGTGGCTCCTCCGGAAACTACTGGCTAAACCTTTAGTTGCACCAGCCAACAAATAATTGAAACGGTCGATTCCTTTCAATTCCACATTCTCCAAGACCCAACGGCTGAAATCTAAAGTGGGATATACGAAAAGCCGGTAGGCGACGCGATTAATGTACCACCTGTTAAGGACAAATTCCCTTAGAACCTTTAGGGCAGTGTAACGCTCAAGGATAGCAGCGGGGTCGATTCTCCTTCTCACGTATAAGAGGTAAGCTGGAAAGGCCCCTGCCACTAAGGCGGCTAAGGATACAGTGGTTGTCACCCATACGGCCTCCTCCGGAGGCACTCCCGCTATGGCGGAGGGCTCAACCCCATTCGGAGAGCTGCCATGACCCAGCATACCTGTAACACTTACAAGGTAATCGCTGAAGACCTCTTCTAGCCACCCTTTAATGAGGCTACCAGTGGCGCCGAAGGCTATGGTTCCGGCTACGAGTGCCATGAAGGGCCCCCACATGATTACTCCAGTTTCATGCACATGATGACCCTTCGTCTCCAAGTTTTGGATATGGTTGCTCTTAGAGCCGAAGAAGGTCAGGCCGAGCATTCTTACACTGTAGAAGCTGGTGACAGCTACTGTGATGGAGGCTAGGGCGAAGATCCAGTATTGTCCGGCTTCAAGCGATGCCTCCAATATCATGTCCTTACTCCAGAAGCCGCTGAAGAGGAGGGGGACACCCATGAGAGAGAAAACTGCTAGACTCATACCCCAGAAGGTTATCGGCATATGCCGCCTAAGCCCTCCCATATGGTACATGAACCTCGACTCGCATGCGTGGATCACCGCCCCAGCGGAGAGGAATAACGCAGCCTTGAACATAGCGTGGCTCATAAGGTGGAAGACACCAGCCGTATAGCCAACTAAAAACTCGGCAGTTGACCCTGCAACACCTAATGCAAGCATCATATAACCGAGTTGGCTGACAGTCGAGTAAGCTAGAACCTTCTTGATCTCCCCCGACACCATCCCCTGGCTGCCAGCCACAAACGCGGTGATTGCGCCCACCCAAGCCACGACATAGAAGAAGTTAACCAGCCCGTTGGGTCCCCCGTGCCAAGCTGCTAAGTAGAACATCGGGAAGATCCTACCAACAAGGTACACCCCCGCGTTAACCATGGTTGCAGCGTGGATTAGGGCGCTGACAGTTGTAGGACCGCTCATCGCGTCTGGTAACCACTCCATTAGAGGCAGTTGCGCTGATTTGCCGATGGGGCCCCCAAGTAGGAGGAATACTGCAGGGATCAGGAAAGCTGCTGGAACCCGCAGTATGCTGCCATTCTGAAGGTCGAGGAAGTTTACCGTGCCGGTGAAGACTAGAATCACGAAGATCCCCAATAGGAGGAAGAGGTCGCCTATTCGAGTTGTAATAAACGCCTTCATCCCGCAGTGGGATGGAGGGTATGCCTCGGCTCCCTCTCCAACCCAGCATTTTAGCCAGTCCTCCTTAGCGTCCCGATACCAGAAGCCTATTAAAGCGTATGAGCAAAGGCCGACGCCCTCCCAACCGAAGAGAAGCTGTATGAAGTTATCGGAGAGGACGAGAAGCAACATGCTCCCTATGAAGAGGTTCATGAAGAACCAGTACCTCGTCAAACTTGGGTCGCCACGCATGTAGCCAAGACTGTAGACCATGATGAGGAAGCCTATTATGGAGACCACATTAGCCATGATAACGCTGAGTGGATCTACGATCAAACCGGCCATCAGCTTACTCAAAATCGGCGCGCCTGGTAAGAGAAGCCACTCAACTTGAGTATGGAGCAACCTGCCCTCCAAGATGTATGGTATCATAGCTACAGTCATCACGACAGCAAAAAAAGCGAACGCGACGGCGCCGTAATCTCTAAGCCTAGAATGTATCTTAGCAAGAAGGGGTGTCAACACTGCCCCGAGGATTGGGAAAACCCAAGCCAGCCAAGCAGTCCAAACGAACTCTGCGATATACCCCATAACCTTCACCACCCAATTAAAGCGCGGGTCGCACTCTCAACAGCATTGATGACCAAACCCGGCCAAACACCTGCCAAGATGGTGATAACTGCTAATATAACTATGGGCGCTACCATGATAGGGGAAACCTCCCTGGCCATCTCGATCGCCGGCCTCGGAGCCTTAATAACTAGCCGTTGGAGAACCCAGAGGTAATACACGGCTGCAAGTATGCTGTTTAAGACTATCACGATTGTAGCGCCAACCAGGAATGGGCTCTGAGCCAGGTTGAAGCCAGCTAGAATGATGAAGAGCTTGCTCCAGAAGCCGCTAAACGGTGGAACACCGGCGAGGGTCAGTAGCCCTATAGAGAAGGAGAACCCTGTCCAAGGCATTCTCCTGCCTATGCCTTCCAACTCTGAGAGATCTCTTGATTTGGCTTCGTGGATGAAACAACCGGTGCCGAGGAAGAGAAGCCCTTTCCCCACAGCGTGGTTGAAGATGTGGAAGAGGGAGCCCTCAATTGCCAACACCGCCACGAGCGCCGCAACCGTTGGGGTCGTGGGGTAGTAGTTGCTTAGCGCGTAGGCGCCGATTCCTACCCCTGCTAAGATGTATCCTATGTTGACGACGCTTGAGTACGCCAGTAGCCTCTTCACGTCGCTCTGCAATAGTGCCATGAGGTTCGCAACAGTCATCGTAACCAATCCGAAGAGTATTAAAACAGTCCCGAAGTCGAAGGAGAACGGATCGAAGACGGTGAATAGAACCCTGTATACCGCATATACTCCAACCTTGATTACAACTCCTGAAAGCATAGCACTTATGGAGGCTGGAGCTGCTGGGTGAGCGTCAGGAAGCCATGTATGGAACGGAACTATTGAAGCTG is a window encoding:
- a CDS encoding DUF5591 domain-containing protein, with the protein product MTVKTGATWNGTDLVWSGDGKTYLRGVGAEYLLHPFFEEGYRRVIQGYKLGRHYKLGLFIPCAYGKPYSQSYIHYFIIKALKRLGKAYADIHQIVVSNAGVIPRELEEHYPYCCYDWNPRYENPEIKELYTETLSRRLRQYVERFNLFYDRFACYLRWDSESYRAIRMLEEDMKLKVKIPNLSLRPEKIPKSEVKQASFGVYDYEDDIVLITPSNLRSLQSSIRGLLR
- a CDS encoding uracil-DNA glycosylase, with protein sequence MAEILSIKKIQVEALNLKVSTCLKCRLHTYRTHAVPGEGALDARVLFVGQSPGRSEDAAGRPFIGRAGRFLGDLLNLTGLGRDEVYLTSCVKCLTPNNRKPRKDEVEACMPYLERQLSIINPEVVVLLGDVALKAVLGGGSVSHLHGETLVISSRKIFCNLPSFGWIEVPKY
- a CDS encoding Coenzyme F420 hydrogenase/dehydrogenase, beta subunit C-terminal domain; amino-acid sequence: MSGIKSVQAAQQSPTRKPKTFGTLLSEVIRKNLCVSCGACAAACPVSVVVMKDQTPTLIGKCILCEFCYYQCPRTEPSPEELEELVFGRRRLETETFGVHLDCYTARSKREDILEVAADGGVVTALLSYAFDKGIIDCAVVSGVSDNEPWKAIPKVAVTSEELKKFAGTRYTTSQTLLGVSEAVENYGRSRIAVVGVPCQIRAIRKMQTTPMGVLKLGERVVLSVGLFCMECFSYEGLIREYLQGKKGLDLSKIRKFAIKKGKFVVKLEGKDVIEVPLEEVKPYVKPSCLQCGDFAAELADVSVGSVGSAEGWSTTILRTEAGKRLFEAAASDGYIEYQTIDQVKKGLERLTKIVALKREHSGGKQFVTVQDLKVMLGQGQT
- a CDS encoding NADH-quinone oxidoreductase subunit M encodes the protein MDGGRMIDGGGLLLQVVFAPIVFSAVSLATSKVLGKYVGWLAFVVMAYSTAILTFISFSLPAWGGSLEASYSWGAFVGDFTLVADGLSAPFALLIAMLSALIAVYSIPYMEREHALGHYFALYLLYAGGMLGTVLTTNLASFFIFFELMLLPSWALIGFWGTGQRERIAFKYFMFTESGALALLAGIVTTRFISGTFDVFDVATGMHGVNPTTTIAIALAILIGLFVKMAIFPLHTWLPDAHAEAPTPISALLSPAMVGIGGYAAIRIIYTCFPTVLGNWQLTTSLVVLAVVTMIYGGYMALAQDDIKRLLAYSSISQMGYLLFGVVSVSTLGLTGAVLIYVSHGLGKAILFLIAGIFIHSLNTRNIKSLGGLGGKMPYSATAAMVGFLTLMGAPPLIGFWGEFLTFSGSMYAGFISETNTDLTRVLVTSVAVIFSALTAGYGLWTIRRIFFGQTPPQLSGVKEGPRLMVAPVIVLTVITILLGLYPTFITVTVAPSVSRIVPTA
- a CDS encoding NADH-quinone oxidoreductase subunit L gives rise to the protein MGYIAEFVWTAWLAWVFPILGAVLTPLLAKIHSRLRDYGAVAFAFFAVVMTVAMIPYILEGRLLHTQVEWLLLPGAPILSKLMAGLIVDPLSVIMANVVSIIGFLIMVYSLGYMRGDPSLTRYWFFMNLFIGSMLLLVLSDNFIQLLFGWEGVGLCSYALIGFWYRDAKEDWLKCWVGEGAEAYPPSHCGMKAFITTRIGDLFLLLGIFVILVFTGTVNFLDLQNGSILRVPAAFLIPAVFLLLGGPIGKSAQLPLMEWLPDAMSGPTTVSALIHAATMVNAGVYLVGRIFPMFYLAAWHGGPNGLVNFFYVVAWVGAITAFVAGSQGMVSGEIKKVLAYSTVSQLGYMMLALGVAGSTAEFLVGYTAGVFHLMSHAMFKAALFLSAGAVIHACESRFMYHMGGLRRHMPITFWGMSLAVFSLMGVPLLFSGFWSKDMILEASLEAGQYWIFALASITVAVTSFYSVRMLGLTFFGSKSNHIQNLETKGHHVHETGVIMWGPFMALVAGTIAFGATGSLIKGWLEEVFSDYLVSVTGMLGHGSSPNGVEPSAIAGVPPEEAVWVTTTVSLAALVAGAFPAYLLYVRRRIDPAAILERYTALKVLREFVLNRWYINRVAYRLFVYPTLDFSRWVLENVELKGIDRFNYLLAGATKGLASSFRRSHTGVLSYNMVAVVFGFVFFLLAIVIANGWW
- a CDS encoding proton-conducting transporter membrane subunit, whose amino-acid sequence is MLVPIVALFGRAFRLEKLKDLFSISVLAVTVYYIHRLQGYVEASPSKVVVYHLAAYSPPLGVSYRADHLSIFMAYLFVGVGLLVAVYSLKYMEHDIGVEKYYALLLAMVGGMVGVSFAGDLFNLFIFWEVMSISAYVLVAYRKHHWEPVEASFKYLVMSTFGSILFLYAMSFLYGLTGTLDMTYVAEGLALVKPSGIVLLALAAMFICGFGVTASIVPFHTWLPDAHPAAPASISAMLSGVVIKVGVYAVYRVLFTVFDPFSFDFGTVLILFGLVTMTVANLMALLQSDVKRLLAYSSVVNIGYILAGVGIGAYALSNYYPTTPTVAALVAVLAIEGSLFHIFNHAVGKGLLFLGTGCFIHEAKSRDLSELEGIGRRMPWTGFSFSIGLLTLAGVPPFSGFWSKLFIILAGFNLAQSPFLVGATIVIVLNSILAAVYYLWVLQRLVIKAPRPAIEMAREVSPIMVAPIVILAVITILAGVWPGLVINAVESATRALIGW